In Microbacterium cremeum, a genomic segment contains:
- the ftsY gene encoding signal recognition particle-docking protein FtsY, producing the protein MADSSWSLGRALRGMFVKPTIDESTWEDLETALLTADFGPDITERIVDELREKVERFRTTDPRDLQRMLKETLEEHFAKFDTTLRLTERPAVVLVVGVNGVGKTTTIGKFAKFLQRYGRSVVVGAADTFRAAAVDQLATWAERGGAAIVRPQQEGQDPASVAFQTIDYAKRTGTEIVLVDTAGRLHTKGGLMDELGKIRRVIEKQAPISEVLLVLDATTGQNGVMQAQAFLEHAGVTGLVITKLDGSAKGGFVLAVQERTGIPVKLLGQGEGIGDLTGFTPHVFAASLVD; encoded by the coding sequence ATGGCAGACAGCTCCTGGTCGCTCGGTCGCGCACTGCGCGGCATGTTCGTCAAGCCCACGATCGACGAGAGCACGTGGGAAGACCTCGAGACGGCGCTGCTGACAGCCGACTTCGGCCCCGACATCACCGAGCGCATCGTCGACGAGCTGCGCGAGAAGGTCGAGCGTTTCCGCACCACCGACCCGCGCGACCTCCAGCGCATGCTGAAGGAGACGCTCGAAGAGCACTTCGCGAAGTTCGACACGACGCTGCGGCTCACCGAGCGCCCCGCGGTCGTGCTCGTGGTGGGCGTCAACGGCGTGGGCAAGACCACGACGATCGGCAAGTTCGCGAAGTTCCTGCAGCGCTACGGCCGCTCTGTCGTCGTCGGTGCCGCCGACACCTTCCGCGCGGCCGCCGTCGACCAGCTCGCGACGTGGGCGGAGCGGGGCGGAGCCGCGATCGTGCGTCCCCAGCAGGAAGGGCAGGATCCGGCATCCGTCGCCTTCCAGACCATCGACTACGCCAAGCGCACCGGCACCGAGATCGTGCTCGTCGACACCGCCGGCCGTCTTCACACCAAGGGCGGCCTCATGGACGAGCTCGGCAAGATCCGCCGCGTCATCGAGAAGCAGGCGCCGATCAGCGAGGTGCTGCTGGTCCTCGACGCCACGACCGGTCAGAACGGCGTGATGCAGGCGCAGGCGTTCCTCGAGCACGCCGGCGTCACCGGCCTCGTGATCACGAAGCTCGACGGCTCGGCGAAGGGCGGATTCGTGCTCGCGGTGCAGGAGCGCACCGGCATCCCGGTGAAGCTGCTGGGCCAGGGCGAGGGCATCGGCGACCTCACCGGATTCACGCCGCACGTGTTCGCGGCATCCCTCGTCGACTGA
- a CDS encoding DUF2004 domain-containing protein, with product MAIEHDYFGLLESGPDGSIFWSENVELGDQSVTVDLTAPDQDDVSEAALDVAAALISSIEDIDRSARNAMVNELSDRTSEVTEYILQQQEAMGHELEQVLVDISGDVHIDVIRSLQLMSMTILADEHGGADPFAVLEYALDPDATDDVLLVNLDSDGAVLSVTSAE from the coding sequence ATGGCGATCGAGCACGACTACTTCGGACTCCTCGAATCGGGGCCTGACGGATCGATCTTCTGGTCGGAGAACGTCGAACTCGGCGACCAGTCGGTCACGGTCGACCTCACCGCGCCCGATCAGGACGACGTGTCGGAGGCGGCGCTGGACGTCGCGGCCGCGCTGATCTCGTCGATCGAGGACATCGACCGCAGCGCCCGCAACGCCATGGTCAACGAGCTCAGTGACCGGACGAGCGAGGTGACGGAGTACATCCTGCAGCAGCAGGAGGCCATGGGGCACGAGCTCGAGCAGGTGCTCGTGGACATCTCGGGCGATGTGCACATCGACGTCATCCGCTCGCTGCAGCTGATGAGCATGACGATCCTCGCCGACGAGCACGGTGGGGCCGATCCGTTCGCCGTGCTCGAGTACGCGCTCGACCCCGACGCGACCGATGACGTGCTCCTGGTCAACCTCGACTCGGACGGCGCCGTGCTGTCGGTCACGAGCGCGGAGTAG
- the lipA gene encoding lipoyl synthase yields MSACGTGSAAAPATGPDGRRLLRLEVRNAQTPIERKPEWIKTKAKMGPEYQALHALVKTEELHTVCQEAGCPNIYECWEDREATFLIGGSQCTRRCDFCQIDTGKPADYDVDEPRRVAESVTRMQLRYATVTGVARDDLPDGGAWLHAETVRQIHAQNPSTGVEILATDFNGDPALLGEVFDSRPEVFAHNVETVPRIFKRIRPAFRYERSLDVLTQARAAGLITKSNLILGMGEEPEEVVQALRDLHEAGTDIITITQYLRPSPRHLPVARWVKPQEFVEFKDEAERIGFLGVLAGPLVRSSYRAGRLWAQSMMSKGREIPPHLAHIAESVHAERGFAQAV; encoded by the coding sequence GTGAGCGCGTGCGGCACCGGCTCTGCGGCGGCACCCGCCACCGGACCCGACGGACGCCGGCTGCTGCGCCTCGAGGTGCGCAACGCCCAGACGCCCATCGAGCGCAAGCCGGAGTGGATCAAGACCAAGGCGAAGATGGGGCCGGAGTACCAGGCGCTGCACGCGCTGGTGAAGACCGAAGAGCTGCACACGGTCTGCCAGGAGGCCGGCTGCCCCAACATCTACGAGTGCTGGGAGGATCGCGAGGCCACCTTCCTCATCGGCGGCTCGCAGTGCACGCGCCGCTGCGACTTCTGCCAGATCGACACCGGCAAGCCGGCCGACTACGACGTCGACGAGCCGCGCCGGGTCGCCGAGAGCGTCACGCGCATGCAGCTGCGCTACGCGACCGTCACCGGCGTCGCGCGGGACGACCTGCCCGACGGGGGCGCGTGGCTGCACGCCGAGACCGTCCGGCAGATCCACGCGCAGAACCCCAGCACGGGGGTCGAGATCCTCGCGACCGACTTCAACGGCGACCCCGCCCTGCTGGGCGAGGTGTTCGACAGCCGCCCCGAGGTCTTCGCCCACAACGTCGAGACCGTCCCGCGCATCTTCAAGCGCATCCGCCCGGCGTTCCGCTACGAACGCTCGCTCGACGTGCTCACGCAGGCGCGCGCGGCCGGCCTCATCACGAAGTCGAACCTGATCCTCGGCATGGGCGAGGAGCCGGAGGAGGTCGTCCAGGCGCTGCGCGACCTGCACGAGGCCGGCACCGACATCATCACGATCACGCAGTATCTGCGGCCGTCGCCGCGCCATCTGCCGGTGGCCCGCTGGGTCAAGCCGCAGGAGTTCGTCGAGTTCAAGGACGAAGCGGAGCGCATCGGCTTCCTCGGCGTGCTCGCCGGGCCGCTCGTGCGATCGTCGTACCGCGCGGGGCGCCTGTGGGCCCAGTCGATGATGTCGAAGGGGCGCGAGATCCCGCCGCACCTGGCGCACATCGCCGAGTCCGTGCACGCCGAGCGCGGGTTCGCGCAGGCCGTCTGA
- the lipB gene encoding lipoyl(octanoyl) transferase LipB, which translates to MLEIQTVGLSPDVIPYLDGWELQRRVHADVVAGDRPDTLLLLEHEAVYTAGKRTEPHERPTDGTPVIDVDRGGKITWHGPGQLVGYPIVRLPEPVDVVAHVRRIERLLIAALREHGLDGYQVEGRSGVWVRRPLSEDKVAAIGVRVEKGVTMHGFAINCDNTLAGFRGIIPCGITDAGVTTVSEVVGAHIAPRDLLESVSRVFADEYAGVAA; encoded by the coding sequence ATGCTCGAGATCCAGACCGTCGGCCTCTCCCCCGACGTGATCCCCTACCTCGACGGCTGGGAGCTCCAGCGCCGCGTGCACGCCGACGTGGTCGCCGGCGACCGCCCCGACACGCTTCTCCTGCTCGAGCACGAGGCGGTCTATACCGCTGGCAAGCGCACCGAGCCGCACGAACGACCGACCGACGGCACCCCGGTGATCGACGTCGACCGCGGCGGCAAGATCACGTGGCACGGCCCGGGCCAGCTCGTCGGCTACCCGATCGTTCGCCTCCCCGAGCCGGTGGACGTCGTCGCGCACGTGCGCCGCATCGAGCGGCTGCTCATCGCCGCGCTCCGCGAGCACGGCCTCGACGGCTACCAGGTCGAGGGCCGCAGCGGCGTGTGGGTGCGCCGGCCGCTCTCCGAAGACAAGGTCGCGGCCATCGGCGTGCGCGTCGAGAAGGGCGTGACGATGCACGGCTTCGCCATCAACTGCGACAACACGCTCGCCGGCTTCCGCGGGATCATCCCCTGCGGGATCACGGATGCCGGAGTCACCACCGTCAGCGAGGTCGTGGGGGCTCACATCGCGCCCCGCGACCTCCTCGAGTCGGTGTCGCGCGTCTTCGCCGACGAGTACGCGGGGGTCGCGGCGTGA
- a CDS encoding TetR family transcriptional regulator, with protein sequence MNSSGRVGRPKASSRETLAEAACELFLEKGFEATSIADITTRAGVSRSSFFNYFSSKSDILWAGLDERIAAIEGRLASDDATDASEAVRTQVLAIADSFTPDSLALGVVNAQAMGLEDELDREAALRRSRIARAVAARLVRGGADRLRADVAGAAWGGAVLAAIEAWAHDGAGRTSLARFLARAADAARSVSTARGGEVRQLRLVVSAPDFEEALEFYRDVVGMPQSEAYEAEGGARVAILEAGRATLELSNPAQVAYIDRVETDGDAPSERLRVALEVDDTAAAVPRLAAAGAEVEASARETPWRSLNARLRGPAGLQLTLFQELDPTP encoded by the coding sequence GTGAACAGCAGCGGCCGGGTGGGCAGACCGAAGGCGTCGTCGCGCGAGACCCTCGCCGAGGCGGCGTGCGAGCTCTTCCTCGAGAAGGGGTTCGAGGCGACATCGATCGCCGACATCACGACACGCGCGGGCGTGAGCCGTTCGAGCTTCTTCAACTACTTCTCGTCGAAGTCCGACATCCTGTGGGCAGGTCTCGATGAGCGCATCGCCGCGATCGAGGGCCGCCTCGCGAGCGACGACGCGACGGATGCCTCGGAGGCCGTGCGCACCCAGGTGCTCGCGATCGCAGACTCCTTCACCCCCGACAGCCTCGCCCTCGGCGTCGTGAACGCGCAGGCGATGGGCCTCGAGGACGAGCTCGACCGCGAGGCCGCGCTGCGGCGCTCGCGCATCGCGCGGGCCGTCGCCGCACGCCTCGTGCGCGGCGGGGCGGACCGCCTGCGCGCCGACGTCGCCGGTGCCGCGTGGGGCGGCGCCGTGCTCGCGGCGATCGAGGCCTGGGCTCATGACGGCGCGGGTCGCACGTCGCTGGCACGCTTCCTCGCGCGGGCCGCTGATGCCGCCCGGTCGGTGTCGACCGCGCGCGGGGGCGAGGTCCGGCAGCTGCGGCTCGTCGTGTCGGCGCCCGACTTCGAGGAGGCGCTGGAGTTCTACCGCGATGTCGTGGGGATGCCGCAGTCCGAGGCGTACGAGGCCGAGGGCGGGGCGCGCGTCGCGATCCTGGAGGCCGGCCGCGCGACGCTCGAGCTGTCGAACCCCGCGCAGGTCGCGTACATCGACCGCGTCGAGACCGACGGCGACGCGCCGAGCGAGCGACTGCGCGTCGCCCTCGAGGTCGACGACACGGCGGCGGCGGTGCCGCGGCTCGCGGCCGCCGGCGCCGAGGTCGAGGCATCCGCCCGTGAGACGCCCTGGCGCTCGCTCAACGCGCGCCTGCGCGGCCCGGCCGGTCTGCAGCTGACGCTCTTCCAGGAGCTCGATCCGACCCCCTGA
- a CDS encoding RNA polymerase sigma factor, with protein sequence MIGDRARLTTALESSAPDLLAYLQRRVGLDDAPDLLGETMVVAWRRVRELPRDPERARMWLFGIARGTLLNHARGERRRWALADRIRGEAMTDASHPAADEGTEVRDAIARLAPDLAELVRLVHWDGFTLAEAAQVLGIPASTARGRYAKAKEELRAALGVEAVPPAR encoded by the coding sequence ATGATCGGCGATCGCGCACGCCTGACCACCGCACTCGAGTCCTCGGCACCGGATCTGCTCGCGTACCTCCAGCGGCGCGTCGGACTGGACGATGCGCCCGACCTCCTCGGCGAGACGATGGTGGTGGCGTGGCGACGGGTGCGAGAGCTCCCGCGCGACCCCGAGCGGGCGCGCATGTGGCTGTTCGGCATCGCACGGGGCACGCTGCTCAACCACGCGAGGGGAGAGCGCCGCCGGTGGGCGCTGGCCGACCGCATCCGCGGCGAAGCGATGACGGATGCCTCGCACCCGGCGGCCGACGAGGGAACCGAGGTGCGCGACGCCATCGCACGTCTGGCCCCCGATCTCGCCGAGCTCGTGCGACTGGTGCACTGGGACGGCTTCACGCTGGCGGAGGCGGCACAGGTGCTCGGCATTCCGGCGTCGACGGCGCGAGGACGCTACGCGAAGGCCAAGGAGGAGCTGCGCGCCGCTCTCGGCGTGGAAGCCGTCCCTCCGGCCCGGTGA
- the ffh gene encoding signal recognition particle protein, translated as MATFGTLSDRLTETFRNLRKKGQLTPADVDGTVREIRRALLDADVALPVVKDFTAKVRERALGDEVNRALNPAQQVVQIVNEELVAILGGEQRRLQFAKNPPTVIMLAGLQGSGKTTFAGKLARQLEKDGHTPLLIAADLQRPNAVNQLQVVAERAGAAIYAPEPGNGVGDPVKVARDGVELARRQQHDVVIIDTAGRLGVDAELMKQAADIRTATDPDEVLFVIDAMIGQDAVNTAKAFQDGVDFTGVVLSKLDGDARGGAALSVASVTGRPIIFASTGEGLDDLEAFHPDRMASRILDLGDILTLIEQAQQAFDEQEALKVAEKLASETFTLEDFLEQMQQMKKMGSMKKMLGMLPGMGSMKDQLENFDEREIDRTEAIIRSMTPTERRNPKVLNGSRRLRIARGSGMTVTDVNQLVQRFEQAAKMMKTVARGGVPNIPGMGPIPGAGRPGASSKRGKQQKAKGSRSGNPAKRAAENAGIAAQAQAPTGSGFGLGAGAGAQGQPSEADLAELQKLLGRG; from the coding sequence ATGGCGACTTTCGGCACCCTCTCCGACCGGCTCACCGAGACCTTCCGCAACCTCCGCAAGAAGGGGCAGCTCACACCTGCAGACGTCGACGGCACCGTCCGCGAGATCCGTCGTGCGCTGCTGGACGCGGACGTCGCGCTGCCGGTCGTCAAGGACTTCACCGCCAAGGTGCGCGAGCGCGCCCTCGGCGACGAGGTCAACCGCGCCCTCAACCCGGCGCAGCAGGTGGTGCAGATCGTCAACGAGGAGCTCGTCGCGATCCTGGGCGGCGAGCAGCGCCGGCTGCAGTTCGCCAAGAACCCGCCGACCGTCATCATGCTCGCCGGCCTCCAGGGCTCCGGCAAGACGACGTTCGCCGGCAAGCTCGCCCGCCAGCTCGAGAAGGACGGCCACACGCCCCTGCTCATCGCGGCCGACCTGCAGCGCCCCAACGCGGTGAACCAGCTCCAGGTGGTCGCCGAGCGGGCAGGCGCCGCGATCTACGCGCCCGAGCCGGGCAACGGCGTCGGCGACCCGGTGAAGGTCGCCCGCGACGGCGTCGAGCTCGCCCGCCGCCAGCAGCACGACGTCGTCATCATCGACACGGCCGGACGCCTCGGCGTCGACGCCGAGCTGATGAAGCAGGCCGCCGACATCCGCACCGCGACGGATCCCGACGAGGTGCTGTTCGTCATCGACGCGATGATCGGTCAGGATGCCGTCAATACGGCGAAGGCCTTCCAGGACGGGGTCGACTTCACCGGCGTCGTGCTCTCGAAGCTCGACGGCGACGCCCGCGGTGGCGCGGCGCTGTCGGTCGCCTCGGTGACCGGGCGGCCGATCATCTTCGCGTCGACCGGTGAGGGCCTCGACGACCTCGAGGCGTTCCACCCCGACCGCATGGCGTCGCGCATCCTCGACCTGGGCGACATCCTCACGCTGATCGAGCAGGCCCAGCAGGCGTTCGACGAGCAGGAGGCGCTGAAGGTCGCCGAGAAGCTGGCGAGCGAGACCTTCACGCTCGAGGACTTCCTCGAGCAGATGCAGCAGATGAAGAAGATGGGCTCGATGAAGAAGATGCTCGGGATGCTCCCGGGCATGGGGTCCATGAAGGATCAACTCGAGAACTTCGACGAGCGCGAGATCGACCGCACGGAGGCGATCATCCGCTCGATGACCCCGACCGAGCGGCGCAACCCGAAGGTGCTCAACGGCTCGCGCCGCCTTCGCATCGCGCGCGGCTCGGGCATGACCGTCACCGATGTGAACCAGCTCGTGCAGCGCTTCGAGCAGGCCGCGAAGATGATGAAGACCGTCGCCCGCGGTGGCGTGCCGAACATCCCCGGCATGGGCCCGATCCCCGGAGCCGGCCGCCCGGGCGCGTCGTCGAAGCGCGGCAAGCAGCAGAAGGCGAAGGGCTCGCGATCGGGAAACCCGGCCAAGCGCGCCGCCGAGAATGCCGGCATCGCTGCCCAGGCGCAGGCACCCACCGGCTCGGGCTTCGGCCTCGGCGCCGGCGCGGGCGCGCAGGGTCAGCCGAGCGAGGCCGACCTCGCCGAACTGCAGAAGCTCCTCGGCCGCGGCTGA
- a CDS encoding glutamate--cysteine ligase, with translation MTVPFATSARSSVGLEWEIMLADGESGDLLPRAPEVLAALEDDSTLERYTVTGELLTNTVEVTSGVGDTVAAAVDDIADAIAAVRTFTDPAGIDLLCAGSHPFAQWYHQSVTDKTRYHKLIERTQWWGRNMMIWGIHVHVGVEDVNKVFPIINALSVYLPHLQALSASSPFWAGDRTGYASNRALVFQQLPTAGLPWPLEDWTQFEGYLDDMVGTGVMEDATEVRWDIRPAPRWGTIEVRACDGMSTLPELAAVGALVQVLVEHLSRRLDEGLPLETIQPWFTRENKWRAARYGLDARIIVDHLGTQRLVSEHLRETLDEVADIAVELKCARELEGIDTILTQGASYARQLAVADAADGDLREVVRHLVGEFRSGPTLREHLASAP, from the coding sequence ATGACGGTGCCCTTCGCGACGTCCGCCCGCTCGTCGGTCGGCTTGGAGTGGGAGATCATGCTCGCGGACGGCGAGTCCGGCGACCTCCTCCCCCGCGCCCCCGAGGTGCTGGCCGCGCTCGAGGACGACTCGACGCTGGAGCGGTACACCGTGACCGGCGAGCTGCTGACGAACACCGTCGAGGTGACCAGCGGCGTGGGCGACACGGTCGCCGCCGCCGTCGACGACATCGCCGACGCGATCGCGGCCGTACGGACGTTCACCGATCCGGCCGGAATCGATCTGCTGTGCGCCGGCAGTCACCCGTTCGCGCAGTGGTATCACCAGAGCGTCACCGACAAGACCCGCTATCACAAGCTCATCGAGCGCACGCAGTGGTGGGGCCGCAACATGATGATCTGGGGCATCCACGTGCACGTCGGCGTCGAAGACGTCAACAAGGTCTTCCCGATCATCAACGCCCTCTCGGTGTACCTCCCGCACCTACAGGCGCTGTCGGCCTCGAGTCCGTTCTGGGCGGGCGACCGCACCGGCTACGCGTCCAATCGCGCCCTGGTGTTCCAGCAGCTGCCGACCGCGGGGCTCCCCTGGCCCCTCGAGGACTGGACCCAGTTCGAGGGGTACCTCGACGACATGGTCGGGACCGGGGTCATGGAGGACGCCACCGAGGTGCGGTGGGACATCCGTCCGGCGCCGCGCTGGGGCACGATCGAGGTGCGGGCGTGCGACGGCATGTCGACGCTGCCCGAGCTCGCGGCGGTGGGGGCGCTCGTGCAGGTGCTCGTCGAGCACCTCTCGCGTCGCCTCGACGAAGGCCTGCCGCTGGAGACGATCCAGCCGTGGTTCACGCGTGAGAACAAGTGGCGCGCCGCACGCTACGGCCTCGACGCCCGCATCATCGTCGACCACCTGGGCACCCAGCGTCTGGTCTCCGAGCATCTGCGCGAGACCCTCGACGAGGTCGCCGACATCGCCGTCGAGCTCAAGTGCGCACGCGAGCTCGAGGGCATCGACACGATCCTGACGCAGGGCGCGAGCTATGCTCGCCAGCTCGCGGTGGCCGACGCCGCCGACGGCGACCTGCGCGAGGTCGTCCGGCACCTCGTCGGCGAGTTCCGCTCCGGCCCGACGCTGCGCGAGCACCTCGCCTCCGCCCCCTGA
- the rpsP gene encoding 30S ribosomal protein S16 encodes MAVKIRLKRLGKIRAPYYRIVVADSRTKRDGRVIEEIGKYHPTEEPSFIEVDSERAQYWLGVGAQPTEQVLALLKLTGDWGKFQGDPNAVSTVRVKEEKAAFEIDSAKKSVVKPKAEKKAEEPAEAPADETTDAAEAAESAE; translated from the coding sequence GTGGCTGTCAAGATCCGTCTCAAGCGCCTCGGCAAGATCCGTGCGCCCTACTACCGCATCGTCGTGGCCGACTCGCGCACCAAGCGCGACGGTCGTGTCATCGAGGAGATCGGCAAGTACCACCCCACCGAGGAGCCCTCGTTCATCGAGGTCGACTCCGAGCGTGCGCAGTACTGGCTGGGCGTCGGCGCGCAGCCGACCGAGCAGGTGCTCGCCCTCCTCAAGCTGACCGGCGACTGGGGCAAGTTCCAGGGCGACCCCAACGCGGTCTCGACCGTCCGGGTCAAGGAGGAGAAGGCCGCCTTCGAGATCGACTCCGCCAAGAAGTCCGTCGTCAAGCCCAAGGCCGAGAAGAAGGCCGAAGAGCCCGCCGAGGCTCCGGCCGACGAGACGACCGACGCGGCCGAGGCCGCCGAGTCCGCAGAGTAA
- a CDS encoding RNA-binding protein, giving the protein MLAAALEHVVKGIVDHPDDVRIDSSTSSRGDVLEVHVHPDDRGRVIGRGGRTAKALRTLISALADGRRVRVDVADD; this is encoded by the coding sequence TTGCTCGCCGCCGCGCTCGAGCACGTCGTCAAGGGGATCGTGGATCACCCCGACGACGTCCGCATCGACTCGTCCACGTCGTCTCGCGGCGACGTGCTCGAGGTGCACGTCCACCCCGACGACCGGGGTCGCGTGATCGGGCGCGGCGGCCGCACGGCCAAAGCCCTGCGCACTCTCATCAGCGCACTCGCCGACGGACGCCGAGTCCGCGTCGACGTCGCGGACGACTGA
- the rimM gene encoding ribosome maturation factor RimM (Essential for efficient processing of 16S rRNA), producing the protein MAGEDRAEQPEAADRPQTPAVPAGKAGKTQLRVGRLVKAHGLKGALKLELYTDDPEGRFVPGATFTLQVPESSPWHGKPLTVREFRWMNSHPVAFFEGVDDRTAAEALVRAILWIDEDPQSTPAEDDAWFDHQLVGLDVVRDGDVVGRVVRVDHLPAQDLLIVKPATGDADEVLVPFVKAIVPEVDVPGGRVVVTPPPGLFEELPADDDAAPETADEGDDTP; encoded by the coding sequence ATGGCAGGCGAAGACAGGGCCGAGCAGCCGGAGGCTGCGGACCGGCCCCAGACGCCCGCGGTGCCCGCAGGCAAGGCCGGCAAGACGCAGCTGCGCGTCGGCCGCCTGGTGAAGGCGCACGGTCTGAAGGGCGCCCTCAAGCTCGAGCTGTACACCGACGACCCCGAGGGACGATTCGTCCCGGGTGCGACGTTCACCCTGCAGGTGCCGGAGTCCTCCCCGTGGCACGGCAAGCCCCTGACGGTGCGCGAGTTCCGGTGGATGAACAGCCACCCCGTCGCCTTCTTCGAAGGCGTCGACGACCGGACCGCCGCCGAGGCCCTCGTGCGCGCGATCCTCTGGATCGACGAAGACCCTCAGTCCACTCCGGCCGAGGACGACGCGTGGTTCGACCACCAGCTGGTCGGGCTCGACGTCGTCCGTGACGGCGACGTGGTCGGGCGCGTGGTGCGCGTCGATCACCTCCCCGCCCAGGACCTCCTCATCGTCAAGCCTGCGACCGGCGACGCCGACGAGGTGCTCGTGCCGTTCGTGAAGGCGATCGTGCCCGAAGTGGACGTCCCCGGCGGTCGAGTCGTCGTGACCCCGCCGCCCGGCCTGTTCGAAGAGCTTCCCGCCGACGATGACGCCGCCCCGGAAACGGCCGACGAGGGCGACGACACGCCCTGA